Below is a genomic region from Castanea sativa cultivar Marrone di Chiusa Pesio chromosome 2, ASM4071231v1.
AACTACAGCATTAACTCTCCATTGTCTTCCatgtcatcatcttcttcatatCATCCCCTCTCACATCTTTCTTCTTGCACTATGTACTTTTTAGGTCATCACTATTGATTTCTTAACAGTATTTTGTCTTGAGGTACtagaaattttagaaatatatgaCCAAAGTCACAATTATTTCTAAAACCCTTATGACAAATTTTATTCAAGATACTGCCAAAACTCAaatggttgaaaaaaaaaattcgccTTTTTTAGACCATTTACTATGGTTTAAGTAATGGCAAAATGATACTCCTTCCACAATAAATGAATTTACAAAATGGTAATCatgtttattaaaacaaaataaagataatttgtatttacaatttaatattgagaattttatgaatggtgGAGGCCCGAAAATatagtgcaaaaaaaaaaacaagaagaagaagaagatgatgatatggaaaaaaaagttaatgatgtggttttttttttcttttaataagaagagttaaTGCCTAAATCACTAATTTTTAGGGAGTAATAATGGCACTACTATGAGTGTTTTTTGACCCTTAAATTTAATAGTAATTAATAGTTcacaaaatgtgtaaattttgtGAAATTACACCAAATTTAACTTGATCtcatctttttaattaaatataatataaaatatgaactGATATCTCATACACAATACGCATGAAACCAACCTCTTACAAGCAGTAGGACCTCACACGTGAAAGGTAAGTCTCACAAGCCCGATGagatttttccttaaaatataCCGTAtaagcaaaacaaaaataaaaattatttttctaaaataaacaaatttttttttttttttgatgggaataaacaaatttttttggacGAAGCTTATAGAATACTTTACataaactattttcttttcttcaaaaaaaggTCCCACGTACTCCCAAACGATCCCTCAAGAAGTCCCATCATTGCCAGCTGCCATGCCCTCCAtcgctctctttctctctctctttcactctctatctctctctctctctcactctttctttgCCCTTTTTTTAATGGAACTTGATATGCACCCACTGATCCACTCTCAGTGCAGAGCATTGTGCAGTGCATTGTGTATATTTATAAGTTAAGTTAAAGCTACCTTCTTTAACTTAGCTTCCAttgaaacacaaacaaaaagacAACATTTTTAATATGTCTGATCACAAAGCAAACGACCAGCTCTCCAAGCCGACATCAATCTTCGGTCTTAAACTGTGGGTGATTCTTGGTGTTTGTGTTGGAGCTGGGTTTGTGCTCCTTCTCTTCCTCATTTCTCTATGGCTGGTCTCAAAGCGCTCCAAATCCAAGAACTCTCAAAGACCCACAATCCCACTTGTCTCCAAAGAGATCCAGGAGATCAGAGTCGACCATGGTCGAAACCACCACCAAGAGCCAAAGCCAACAACAAGGTCTCAACTTGAACCCGACCCATCTCCCGAATCCGACCCAGTTTCCGGAATAGTTGAAAGACAAGCACTGCTTCCACCTCCAGAGGAAGAGAGCCCAATGGGGTACCATCAAAGGATTCACATTGAAATTGGGAAGGATCATAGGATTTCTTACCCTGAGCGTTTCTGTAGGTCTTCTTCTTCGCATGGGAGTGGGGAAGCTCGTGGCGGTGTTGATCAGGTAGCTATAGTGGTTCCTGAAGTTTCACACTTGGGGTGGGGGCATTGGTATACTTTGAGAGAGCTTGAGGCTGCCACAAATGGTTTTGCTGACGATAATGTAATTGGTGAAGGTGGGTATGGGATTGTATATCATGGTGTTTTGCAGGACAATAGTCAGATTGCTGTCAAGAATTTGCTCAATAATAGGTGCTTTCTTGCTAgctttttgtttattattgccATTAGAATTCAGTCTGTTCTTGGGATATTAATTGTGGTGCAATTTGCAGTATAATTCGTGTTAGATTAATATTAGACCAATTGGTTCGTGTTAAAGAATTGATGAATTAGATATTTGGTATTTGGCAGGGGACAAGCTGAGAAGGAGTTTAAAGTTGAAGTTGAGGCAATTGGTCGGGTTCGGCATAAGAATTTGGTGAGATTGCTTGGTTACTGTGCTGAAGGAGCTCATAGGTACTTACTTTGTTCTTGCCTAATTACCCCAGCTTCCTTCTTTGGCCTTTGTTCTATGTTATTGCATTTGCTGGCTAGAGTTTGTTAATGCCCAGAAAACGATTTTAAGTTGATTATGTACTTTTGTAAAGGGTGTTAAATATATCATCTTTAAGTCCTTAGAGATAATTGACTGTTCCCTCAAATGATAGGATGCTTGTATATGAGTATGTAAACAATGGGAATTTGGAACAATGGCTTCATGGGGATGTAGGGCCTTGCAGCCCTCTTACTTGGGAGATTCGGATGAATATCATCCTCGGAACAGCAAAAGGGTATGATCCAAATCACTCACATTTGAGCTTTATTTAATGATATTCATTCCTTTCACTGCATCTCATCCATGGCATTGATTTATTGGTCACT
It encodes:
- the LOC142624762 gene encoding putative serine/threonine-protein kinase At1g01540 produces the protein MSDHKANDQLSKPTSIFGLKLWVILGVCVGAGFVLLLFLISLWLVSKRSKSKNSQRPTIPLVSKEIQEIRVDHGRNHHQEPKPTTRSQLEPDPSPESDPVSGIVERQALLPPPEEESPMGYHQRIHIEIGKDHRISYPERFCRSSSSHGSGEARGGVDQVAIVVPEVSHLGWGHWYTLRELEAATNGFADDNVIGEGGYGIVYHGVLQDNSQIAVKNLLNNRGQAEKEFKVEVEAIGRVRHKNLVRLLGYCAEGAHRMLVYEYVNNGNLEQWLHGDVGPCSPLTWEIRMNIILGTAKGLTYLHEGLEPKVVHRDIKSSNILLDKQWNSKVSDFGLAKLLGSESSYITTRVMGTFGYVAPEYASTGMLNERSDVYSFGILVMEIITGRNPVDYSRPPEEVNLVEWLKKMVANRNAEGVLDPKLPEKPTSRALKRALLVGLRCVDPNAQKRPKMGHVIHMLEAEDSPFKEDRRAGRDAGRANGDSAKDMLKEKQVMEPGDSSERESVVHQNGARRKHQEGKL